A window of Macrotis lagotis isolate mMagLag1 chromosome X, bilby.v1.9.chrom.fasta, whole genome shotgun sequence contains these coding sequences:
- the DGCR6L gene encoding protein DGCR6L has protein sequence MERYSGGYEEAADGARQQERHYQLLSALQGLVKELPSSFQQRLSHTTLSDLALVLIDGTVFEIVQGLLEIQHLTEKSLYNQRLKLQSEHRVLKQTLLNKHKEAQQACRPHNLPILRAAQQREQEAVEHRIREEQRMMDEKIVLELDQKVVDQQSTLEKAGVTGFYVTTNPQELTLQMNLLELIRKLQQRGYQPGKPFP, from the exons ATGGAGCGCTACTCGGGGGGCTACGAGGAGGCGGCGGATGGCGCCCGGCAGCAGGAGCGCCACTACCAGCTGCTGTCGGCGCTGCAGGGGCTCGTCAAGGAGCTGCCCAG CTCTTTCCAGCAGCGATTGTCCCACACCACCCTCAGCGACCTGGCCCTGGTGCTGATCGATGGCACTGTGTTTGAGATTGTTCAGGGGCTGCTAGAAATCCAGCATCTCACAGAGAAAAGCCTTTACAACCAGCGGCTCAAGCTGCAGAGTGAGCATCGAG TGCTTAAGCAGACCCTGCTGAACAAACACAAGGAAGCCCAGCAGGCCTGCCGGCCCCACAACCTGCCCATCCTGCGGGCGGCCCAGCAGCGTGAGCAGGAG GCTGTGGAGCATCGCATCAGAGAGGAGCAGCGGATGATGGATGAGAAAATTGTCCTGGAATTGGATCAGAAAGTTGTGGATCAGCAGAGCACCCTGGAGAAGGCAGGCGTCACGGGCTTCTATGTCACCACCAACCCCCAG GAGCTGACTCTGCAGATGAATCTGTTGGAGCTGATTCGGAAGCTGCAGCAGCGGGGATACCAGCCTGGAAAGCCCTTCCCCTGA